The sequence AACTAGTGTGAGCATGTAACTGTTATGGTATTGTTCTCTTTCCTTTTCCAAAATTATCCTGAAGATAACATAGATGTGACAAACATCAAACGGAACAAAATTAAGGTATCCGTTTGCTTTAAAAATGCAAAATTCTTGATGCATCAACAGTACTGCCTCTTGAGAAAACATACCTTATTCCCAATCACTGCTCCGTCTGGGATTTCTAGCTTGACGCCAGGTTTTGCAGTGATGGTCACTTTCCCCTAAAGTTACAGAGAAGAAGTGTCATTACTCCATGACTTAAGCACTGTAAGATATGTGTCTTCATAAAGGAGTCATAACAAACAACATGGGAAAAGAAGCTGCAAATTGTTCCCATTAAGTTTCTCTACAGCTTTTTAGCATGATACTTGTTTGAACTTAGGAAGTTGTTCTGCAACTTAGGAATGTTATAGCTGTTCTGTAACTTAGGAAGATGTACCTTCAGTACAATTCCAGAACCGAACCAAACATCACCGGAAACCTTCAAGCTGTCAAGCTCAACAATGCTAGGTATCGACTTGAAGCGACCAAGGAAGCTCCCAACCTGCCAATATGTGAAGAAACACGGTCATCCTAACCGCATTTGGACCTCACAAGTTAATGTTTGAACCTCTTttttaataaaaatataaatgcTAGAATCTGACCTTCTTGAACTCAGGACCAAGTTCAATTGATGGATTTGATGGATTTGTTCTGGCTGAATTACGTGTAACGAAGCCATCAACCAAGGTATATAGATCAGACTACAAAGCAAAAATAGAAGTTTTCATTTAGACGCATAGAGAGCACATCACATACTCAATTTTATTCAGCATAGCATACAAACCTGTACTAGCTGCAAATCTGATGTCGCCTTAACTGGTAGGAAGCGGGACCTTGGAACGTTGATACCAATGGCATGGTCAAAGAACTGGTCCAATAAAACTTTATTtgttatatttatatatatagtcacataaaagcatggtgatgtACATAGTACTTTGGCTGTACCCTAATTGCTGCACCAGCTGCTGTTTCCAGCTGAAGAACTTTCACACCATCGACTTCCTGAAATTATAAGTTATCCGTTACAACTATATTTTTCTCTTAAAAATCATAGAGGTTATTAAGTTCATGAAGTGGCTCAGATGGAAACAGATTTTCGTAACGTTTAACTCTTACCTTAGGATTCGGAATGATCTCCATCTTGAGTGCATCAGCTTCAACAAGGCGTTTGATGGCCTTcaagttcacccacctgaaaaaccaGTAGTAGCATTAAGTAACATCAGCAATTTTCTTTAGAAGAATGAAATTTAAAAATGTGATCCTTACAGATTGTTGGTGTTGAATATCTTGAATTTCTCAATTGATTTGAACTCATTCACCTATGTTAAGAATTTTTTCGCAACGATATTAGAAAAGGCCATAGAATTACTTTAGCCGTGATACTTATATCAATGCATATGCAGTGCTATCTTAGAGCTTACATGTGCATCAGGCACTTGTGCAATCTCCAGAAGCTGAATACAAAGAAAAGGTTATTGTTATTTAAACAGTAATCAGGCGCCAATGAAAAAAAAGGTTAAGGCATGAAAACAGCCGTATAAACACTTTCCAATAATGATACATGAAACTACATTGCAGACTGGAAATCATAGAAAGAAAAATCATTGGTCTGGTAGCGCAAGGAAGCAGAAAAGTTAACCTGAACCCTTCCTTCGTAGGAGATCAGTGTGCCACCTTTTACATCAGCCAAAGTTTTTGGGGTGACCTGAAAAGAGGTCGTAGAACTTCCGTATCAGCCAACTGTTCTATTCCAAGTGATTTTGCTTCATCAGATAGCTACTACATACCTCCATGCAATATTCATTCTGCTTGTGGATCAAATGGTTCAGTATCTCTATTCAACGGTTAAGTACATTGAAAGTAGCATGTGCTCTTCATTAACCAGAAAACTTGTAAAAGTAAATGGTAATGTTAATTTACATAAGGATACTCATGTCAACAATAGCACCCAAGTTATCCGAGTTTGCAATGAACACATACTCTTTTCCCTGACAACAGGGTCAGCAAAGAAAATAACGTTATTATCTTAATAGTGCATGAAAACTCTGGATCAAGAACAATAGGAGCTAAGGGTACATCCAGATTGATGCAGACCTGTGAGAGTAGTAAATCGAGCTTTCCACTGTTCATCAATGATGGGAAGATATCACCATGGCCAGGAGGGTACCTGAAATTTTATATAATGCAAAGATGTTCAAACTTGATACTAGTGTTGATGCCATGAATATTCTGGGTGAAGCTGAACTACATATAGAGATGGCTTACCAGCCATCCTTATCAGTCTTTCCCTTGGACGGCCATGGCAAGAACTCGTCAGCTACCACACGAGGGTACTGGCTCTGTAATGATAACGATTGTTTTATTGCCAGCATAGCATATTTTCGGAGTCAAATTGGTAAACTAAGTTTTTCTTTTGAAAAAAAAACAAATCTCCACCAACTAAAGGAAGTTTGGCCCAGCATACCTGGTTGAATGTGTGGATTTCAATGCTCGAATTCGTGTATTTCTCAACAATCTGCAGGACAAGCATAACTGTTAGCTAGCTTTCAGTCCCCAAGAATATGAAGAGGAAGAACTGGATCGTGATGAAGAGACAATTTACTTTCAAGGTGTCGTCATGGGTGTTGAAGGAGTTCATCAGAAGCAGCGGCACATTGCTGCCGTACTTCTTGTTGAGTGACTGTTAAGAGAAACGATGCCATGCCACCAAGCGTCACCGTATATACAAGATAGAAAGAAAGATCGAGTGAGGAACGACGATGCATTAGTCAGTCGTGATGATGTTTTAAGCTGACCCACCTCGATCTGGATGACAATCAGGTCGAGGAAAGTAAATCCGTTGCGCACTTCGATGACCGATCTGCATGCAGTCAGCATTGTTGAGAGAGCTCATGGACTTGATGCTCATATTCAGATACGATTCCAGACACACATGTATGGCATTGAACTGAAACTAGACCGAAAGTAAGAACTGAATCCGACAGATCCGGCTTACTTGGGTCCGGTGCATCCCATGGTGGTCCCCAGGCCGCCGTTGAGCTTGAGCACGGCGAGCTTGTCGAGCAGCTTCTTGGTCGCCTCAGTGCCTgcatttatttatttgttgttaTATCATCCCTTAGGCAAATCAGCCTTGGCATTCACATTCACACTCGCGTGCTGTAGAGCAGGCGCACCTTCTGGCGGGGACTCCAGGGTGTCGTACGGCACCACCACCTCGTCGGTGGGCGTGTGGATCTTGGCCCACTCGATGTGCTCCTCGTCGCCGCTTCAAGTTCGCCGGCACGATGAGATGAGACGCTTCCGGTCAGACATCGATCGCCATTTCTCGTCCGAGGAATTCTTCAGCATGAGTTGCGATGATGGTACGTACCTGAGGTAGCGGCCGACGAGGCTGAGGAAGCCGGACTTCTCGTTCTCGCTGGAGACACCAAGAACCCAACCAACCAAACCAGTGTGACCATgaagaagaaaaaaacatcagtAAGAGTCGGATCGGCTGAGGCTAGAGCCTAGAGACGAAGGAATCGCGATCTCGCTCATGGGGCTGCGAGTACGTGATCCAAAGGCGGAAGGGTGCAGCAGACCTGATCTGCGTGAGGCCGGCGGTGGCTTCGCGCAGCTTGGCAAGCTTCTCGTCCGCCATTGCTGGAGATGCGCGTCTGACGCCGGGAGACGGATctgggagagaggagggaggcgagGAGATCGGAGGAAGGAGAAGGTGCCGGTTATTATAAGCCAGAGCAGACTGCAGAAGTGCAGAGCGATGGCGGGATGCCCGTTACCCGCGGAGGAACcgctatttttatttattttttctccTTTTATTTGATCCATTCATTTTGTCTTCTTTTTTGTTTCAAAAGGAATACTTTTTTTTATCATACGAACAGATAGCCTTAAGATAAGATAGCGAGCGAATGGTTTAGTTTTCCCTCAGGCCCCGTTCGTTCAGCATGGATTGAGGCTAGGATCTATTCAAGGTAATCAATGTTAATACCGTTCCAGAGGAGCCATTCTGGAGTAAACGAAATGGATTTGATCTTGGAACCTTTAGCTTGTTCAATATATTTATCAGGTTTAGATCTGGAAGAGATGGCATTCAGTCATTCATGTCAGCGACAGCGACCATCAGAATGGTCAGGTTCAGAGCTCATGTGTTTGTTCTACAACGAAAGAATTCTGCTATGCTCCAGGCAGGATATATATTGCAATACGTCGATcggatacacacacacacacacacacaaaatggTTCACCATCCAATTCCATCCTTCCATGACTGTGCATCCAAAAGGGTTACAAATTTCAGCGTCTGTATCTGCACACAGGATAGCACATGTAATAACCAAAGAACAAAGAAAATGATTTCTGGGACACACTCCTAACGCAGTATCTAACAATTTCCCCATGTACTCTTATCTCTATTGTTTTCTAGTGCCGACGTATACACAGATGTGGACGTAGTATTCGGGGTTCTTGAGGTGGTCGGCGACCCACAGGAACGGGATGTCCATGTCGAGCTCAACACCTTGCACCCTCACCAGCTTCACTTTCGCTCTCTTGGCAGAACCCGCCTCTGCTGGACTTGCCAGGGCTTGCTCTGCCTCCTGAGAACGACTTGAAGAGTTGGTGGCATCTGAACTGTCTGCGGCTGCGTCCATTGCGCCTGCGTGTTGGGAGCCGTCAGCGCTGCCTGGGGGCTTTGAGCTGAAGAACTCCGGAAGCAATGTTTGCAACGCATGTTCCAGGGTGATGTAGCTTCTACCTGCGCCGTAGAGTGAACTACACGCTAAGGGAAACAGCTAGCTCATACAGCCACATAAAAGCATAGAAGTTGTGGTACCACGTACCTTCAGCCTTGCGAGTCTCAAATGGCCGATTTATGTAGGACACGTTTTCCCAGTCACTGACAGGAACTGCATGTTCTATGTACTCAAGGTCTTCTTGAACATTGCGTACGTATAATCGAACAGGGACCCTGCCTAACCATAGATTAATTGATCAGAGCCAGCAAGGTCTGCGGCCTGCGGGTATAGCGTAACATGGCATCACTTAATGTTATATCACTTAGAAAGTACACTGACCCTACGAAAACTTAATAAATACGGATTACCGTATTGAACTCTTGTAAGCACATGAACTTTTAACATGGATGACAATATAAAAGTCCCAGAGCAAAAGAGCATACACGGTTTGCTAGATCCAGGAGATTCAGGTTCATCAGAATTTTGTTGACGTTGCCGCTCCACGGAGGCTGTCCGTACTAACACATCATCTTCAAATGGTCCAAGCTTAAGCCTGGTGGAGATATTTTTATACCCATCTAAGTTACCTAATAACAAATAACACAATAATGGTTAGAATGTGGCGTAAATGCATTTCTGAACATTTGACCAGCCAGAGATAGGTTCGTCGAAGTGAGATGATGTTTCTAGAGGGTACCTTTCATTACAGATTCCCACAGAGCGACTTGATCAGCATGCGACATATTCATCACACTCTTACTGTTCCCAGTAATGATGAAGGTGGCCTGAATAGAGAGAGAGAATGCTATAGGTTCCTTTGTGATAGAACATGGTAGTAATTTTGATTCTCAAAACAAACCTCTTTCAGGGAATTCATGTAGCTCCACTTCACACTATCTTCACCCTCGCATGGTGACAAGATTTCTGAGGGATATCCCCTAAAATGGACCTGTAGTTGATACATAAGTTGAGTTAATACACAACTATATAAGATCTGAACAAGTAAGAGAAATTGACACATGGTAACAGAAACATCAAGCTAatgcaaatatatatatatatatactcaaaATTCCAGACTCCAACTTAAAACTCCCATATATTAAAAAATCCTTGGTTTTTTTTTTCATATTGCCCCAGTTAAGTGAAGTGTTATAAACACCCGATGCTGCTCTTTTTAGCAACCTATGCGATCTTTGAAATGTTGATGTCTGTATGACTGCTATAAAGCAAGGGATACAAAGTGAATATCTTGCAGCAAAAATGTTTCCATTATTTCAGATTGATCTAACTGCCCCTTCACTTAGCTAGATTGCTAACCTAGTAACTAGAGTTCTAGGAGTAAGGTCCAAAATTAAGTCAAAACTGATAAAACTTTAGAAGGGGGTAGAGTTGGTATATAGCAATAATTCAAGCTAACAAAAATATGAGACGCAATGTAAATGGTATATGAAAGCAGTTATATCGATCCATCTTTGTATAAGTGTATCAACAAACCACAAATGACAGAAAACATATTACAAACCAATCAGGTACATAAATAAAAGTACATCCAAAGATAGAAGTAGAAGTGAAAAATGCAGCCTTACTATTAGATTCCATGGTCTTTCTGGATCTGCACATAGAAGATCAAAAAGAACACCAATTGGTACATACCTGAGAGTTCAAAAACGAGAATAGAAAAGGCAGTCAGCAATTTTAAAGAGTGTTGAACAATAGCATTATTTAACTCGAGTAAATGACCATCAAAACTATATGGAGAAAGTAACATATGTTACCATTTCAAAGGCAGCCCTTTATATTCAAACCAAACAGTGTCAACACCAGGTGGGAGTGCATTGCTGAAATGAGCCCTTATAACaggtatcaagaggggcaaataccCAATTCTTGGTCCCAAAGTCTGTTCAAGACAAAAGGATGGTCCAAATGAAACAGATAAGATCATGGAGGACTAAAAGCATACGCCAAAACTCCCAAGTTTTCTCAACGAGCAACAATCCTGTAAAGGGAAAGATAGGCCTTTGCACAGAAACAAAAGATGAATAGTAGCTTTGCACTCTTGTTGTACTTGAGGGTAGGAAAGGATAAATATATGAATTTTCAATGAATTCCGTAGAAACACTGGTATAAAGTATACTCCATCTGAGTGCACATAAGATGCAAACTAAACAAGCCAAGAAAATACAAATTAGAGCGCACACATGATTATAAGACTGAAAATCACGCTCAGTCAGAAGTTAACGAGACAGGCACCACGGATTCTCCTGCGTTATAATTGTAGCAGCAACGGAGCTAGCCTTGTGTACTAAACCTACCACTGGGCACTGCATAAAACTTTGCAGGGATCGGAAGGAAAAAAATCCAGTTCCTCATATAAATGGAAGGGGGTAGGTTCTAGTTCTAGATATAGAGCAGAAAGGACCTTGTAAGCCCCGAGAAATTGGCTCAGGAGTCATGACGACCCAATGATATTCAACTTCAAAATATTAATTGGACCCGTAGTTGGGTATCAGCCACAAAAGACAGGCAAATCCTACAGCAGCAAGCCAGCAACTGAATCTCCCACGGGCGGCCGGTAGGTAATGTGCGCTGCTGTAGGCTGTAGCACCCTAGAAATTGAGCAGCTGTGGTCTTAATTAACAGCTAAGCGACCATGCATACCAGGAAGGGCGGCGGCGGGGGTAGCGCGGTGACGTCGGCGTCGTGGAGGTGGACCTGGAGCGGCACGGCGCCGGCCCAGACCCGGCGCGCCGCCTCCTCCGCCCACGCCGCGGCCTCGTCGTGCGGGGCAGCCATTGCCAGCGGCGGTGGGAAGATCTCGCCGGCGACGACGCTGGGCAGCCGGCCCCCTCACCTAGTCCGAGAGGGGTTGGGGCCGGGGCGGCGAGAGACGGCGGGCCAAGGCGGAGGAGTCAGGAGAGGAAGGCGAGTCACGGAGGGGCAAGGAGGTTTGGAGTTGGGAAATCGAGTCGGGTTCGGTCGCTGGGTCTGGTCCACCAgtcagggagagggagagagtccAAGGCCTTTCCGGTCCGGCCGGAGCGCAACACCAACAGTCCAACACGCACGCAGCACGCTAACCATtgattcttttttttcttttcttttttc is a genomic window of Zea mays cultivar B73 chromosome 5, Zm-B73-REFERENCE-NAM-5.0, whole genome shotgun sequence containing:
- the LOC100382295 gene encoding UTP--glucose-1-phosphate uridylyltransferase-like; the protein is MADEKLAKLREATAGLTQISENEKSGFLSLVGRYLSGDEEHIEWAKIHTPTDEVVVPYDTLESPPEGTEATKKLLDKLAVLKLNGGLGTTMGCTGPKSVIEVRNGFTFLDLIVIQIESLNKKYGSNVPLLLMNSFNTHDDTLKIVEKYTNSSIEIHTFNQSQYPRVVADEFLPWPSKGKTDKDGWYPPGHGDIFPSLMNSGKLDLLLSQGKEYVFIANSDNLGAIVDMKILNHLIHKQNEYCMEVTPKTLADVKGGTLISYEGRVQLLEIAQVPDAHVNEFKSIEKFKIFNTNNLWVNLKAIKRLVEADALKMEIIPNPKEVDGVKVLQLETAAGAAIRFFDHAIGINVPRSRFLPVKATSDLQLVQSDLYTLVDGFVTRNSARTNPSNPSIELGPEFKKVGSFLGRFKSIPSIVELDSLKVSGDVWFGSGIVLKGKVTITAKPGVKLEIPDGAVIGNKDISGPEDL
- the LOC732728 gene encoding autophagy protein 5 (The RefSeq protein has 1 substitution compared to this genomic sequence) encodes the protein MAAPHDEAAAWAEEAARRVWAGAVPLQVHLHDADVTALPPPPPFLTLGPRIGYLPLLIPVIRAHFSNALPPGVDTVWFEYKGLPLKWYVPIGVLFDLLCADPERPWNLIVHFRGYPSEILSPCEGEDSVKWSYMNSLKEATFIITGNSKSVMNMSHADQVALWESVMKGNLDGYKNISTRLKLGPFEDDVLVRTASVERQRQQNSDEPESPGSSKPCRVPVRLYVRNVQEDLEYIEHAVPVSDWENVSYINRPFETRKAEGRSYITLEHALQTLLPEFFSSKPPGSADGSQHAGAMDAAADSSDATNSSSRSQEAEQALASPAEAGFAKRAKVKLVRVQGVELDMDIPFLWVADHLKNPEYYVHICVYVGTRKQ